One region of Polynucleobacter sp. SHI8 genomic DNA includes:
- a CDS encoding tripartite tricarboxylate transporter substrate binding protein produces the protein MVNAFKRLSLTLLMMCLIGPTNAADIYPSKLIKLVVPYPAGGGADAFSRPLAQQLSTRLGQSVVVENRGGAGGNISMESVARAPSDGYTLMLALTPQLAINGALYEKIPFDPIKSFTPISLIAEGPYLLLVNPSLPVNNLKEFLALAKSENGNLTYATSGSGSGGHMAAELLINMTNIPMTHVPYKGGGPAISDVLGGHVKVIFAPAASTIQYIQAGRLRAIAITGEKRLSSIPNVPTMAEAGVPGYESTVWYALLAPVNTPKDIVNRLNAELLQILKDPSFKTMMTNNGMEPIGSTPEALTIYIQKEIVKWTKVVKSAGLKAE, from the coding sequence ATGGTGAATGCCTTTAAGCGTCTTTCTTTGACACTTCTCATGATGTGTTTGATAGGGCCTACAAATGCTGCAGATATTTACCCCAGTAAGCTCATTAAATTGGTCGTTCCTTACCCAGCTGGTGGTGGTGCAGACGCTTTTTCTAGACCTCTTGCACAACAACTTTCAACCCGCCTCGGCCAATCAGTGGTTGTCGAAAATCGAGGGGGCGCAGGCGGTAACATTAGCATGGAGTCTGTGGCGAGGGCGCCAAGCGATGGATATACCTTGATGTTGGCGTTAACGCCTCAGCTAGCCATTAACGGCGCTTTATATGAAAAAATTCCATTTGATCCGATTAAAAGTTTTACCCCAATTTCTTTGATTGCAGAAGGACCTTATTTATTATTAGTTAATCCGAGTTTACCGGTTAATAATTTAAAAGAGTTTTTAGCATTAGCAAAATCTGAGAATGGTAATTTAACGTACGCAACCTCGGGCAGTGGCAGTGGCGGTCATATGGCTGCAGAGTTACTCATTAACATGACAAATATCCCCATGACACATGTCCCATACAAAGGAGGCGGTCCAGCGATATCGGATGTTTTAGGCGGACATGTGAAAGTTATCTTTGCGCCAGCGGCAAGTACGATTCAGTATATACAAGCAGGGCGACTGCGCGCTATTGCCATAACCGGTGAAAAGCGTTTATCCAGCATACCCAATGTGCCAACCATGGCTGAGGCCGGAGTACCCGGTTATGAATCAACTGTTTGGTATGCTCTACTGGCACCAGTCAATACACCCAAAGATATCGTGAACCGACTCAATGCTGAGTTATTACAAATTTTAAAAGACCCATCTTTTAAAACGATGATGACTAACAATGGAATGGAGCCTATTGGAAGCACACCTGAAGCATTAACTATTTATATTCAAAAGGAGATTGTCAAATGGACCAAAGTCGTCAAGAGCGCAGGACTCAAAGCGGAATGA
- the greB gene encoding transcription elongation factor GreB, giving the protein MNTKNYITPTGHQRLKDELLHLLDIERPEIVKIVHWAASNGDRSENGDYIYGKKRLREIDRRIRFLNKRLEFAEVVDPATRESTDQIFFGATVTYLDGAGIEQQLSIVGVDEIGDGDGFVSWISPIATAMIKKRIGDEIELLTPNGIEVIEILNVAYKAL; this is encoded by the coding sequence ATGAATACAAAAAACTACATTACTCCAACTGGACACCAAAGATTAAAAGATGAATTACTCCATCTACTAGATATTGAACGTCCAGAAATTGTAAAAATAGTCCATTGGGCGGCTAGTAATGGCGATCGCTCTGAGAACGGAGACTATATTTACGGTAAAAAAAGACTCCGTGAAATCGATCGTCGAATCCGTTTTTTAAATAAACGTCTAGAATTTGCCGAAGTAGTCGATCCTGCGACGCGAGAAAGTACGGATCAAATCTTTTTTGGTGCTACGGTCACCTATCTCGATGGTGCTGGTATTGAACAACAATTAAGTATTGTTGGGGTCGATGAAATTGGTGATGGCGATGGCTTTGTGAGCTGGATCTCGCCAATCGCTACTGCCATGATAAAAAAGCGTATTGGTGACGAAATAGAATTGCTCACGCCCAATGGCATAGAGGTCATTGAAATACTAAATGTGGCGTATAAGGCTTTGTGA
- a CDS encoding bifunctional (p)ppGpp synthetase/guanosine-3',5'-bis(diphosphate) 3'-pyrophosphohydrolase, whose product MLEKTSRHLFGPTSAPASPPKLQVVSLSVLTDKLSYLKSSELKLVKKAFHFADEAHLGQYRQSGEPYITHPLAVAELCAEWRLDVNSIMSALLHDVIEDAGHTHAELIEAFGPKVGELVDGLTKLDKLEFQSHAQAQAESFRKMFMAMARDIRVILVKLADRTHNMRTLDGVRQDKRKRIAIETNEIYAPIAHRLGLNMIYRELEDLSFKNTWPMRYRALDKSVKKVRGNRKEIVGKILEDVRRHFAKVGLEIDIRGREKSLASIYHKMRTKHLSFNEVLDVYGFRVLVKTNDECYRALGVLHSMYKPMPGKVKDYIAIPKLNGYQSLHSTMVGPVGMPIEFQIRTILMDQVADAGVAAHWVYKDGKEEMSDVQKRAHQWLQSLIDLEDASHDPQEFLEHVKIDLFPDSVYIFTPKGHIRALPRGATALDFAYSVHSDLGNSCVAVRVNGNQLPLRTEIKNGDIVEVITSPNSNPNPTWLTFIKTGRARAAIRHALKTKGLDESLQLGERLLLQAIRQEDVDVGLVSDLVWDKILHWTGAKSRQEIMTDIALGRRSAAVLAKRIEIFVSETHGHEQLRLDDQVWQDKSEKVLPVKHSRQTLVVDGSEGMSVIYSTCCHPIPGDTIIGYLGKSEGLQIHIHDCAHVVRIHRKDPENWVEVNWAAEIHKEFEIPLKVDIKNSKGVLAKVASSITAADANITHVGMENTNSELAATIRFGVQVKDRDHLARVMRSLRANIDVVRAVRTKTHH is encoded by the coding sequence ATGCTAGAAAAGACCAGTAGGCATTTATTTGGTCCAACCTCAGCACCGGCTTCACCACCAAAACTGCAAGTAGTGAGTTTGTCTGTTCTAACAGACAAACTCAGTTATTTAAAATCTTCAGAACTTAAGTTAGTTAAAAAAGCGTTTCATTTTGCTGATGAGGCACACCTTGGTCAGTACCGTCAAAGTGGTGAGCCATACATTACGCACCCCTTAGCGGTCGCCGAACTTTGTGCTGAATGGCGTTTGGATGTGAATTCCATTATGTCGGCCTTACTGCATGATGTGATTGAAGATGCTGGGCATACCCATGCTGAACTCATTGAAGCTTTTGGCCCTAAGGTAGGAGAGCTTGTCGATGGCTTAACGAAGTTAGATAAGCTCGAGTTTCAGAGTCACGCACAAGCCCAAGCGGAGAGTTTTCGGAAGATGTTTATGGCAATGGCACGAGATATTCGGGTCATACTCGTGAAGTTAGCTGACCGAACGCACAACATGCGAACTTTAGATGGTGTGCGGCAAGATAAGCGTAAAAGGATTGCTATTGAGACCAATGAGATATATGCGCCGATTGCGCATCGTCTTGGTTTAAATATGATTTATCGTGAATTAGAGGACCTGAGTTTTAAAAATACTTGGCCTATGCGTTATCGTGCTTTAGATAAATCGGTCAAAAAAGTACGAGGTAACCGAAAAGAAATCGTTGGCAAAATTTTGGAAGATGTGCGGCGTCATTTTGCCAAAGTTGGGCTAGAAATTGATATTCGAGGTCGAGAAAAAAGTTTGGCTAGTATTTATCACAAAATGCGTACCAAGCATTTAAGCTTTAATGAGGTCCTTGATGTATATGGCTTTCGTGTTTTGGTAAAGACGAATGATGAATGTTATCGTGCCTTAGGTGTGTTGCACTCGATGTACAAACCCATGCCAGGAAAAGTAAAAGACTACATTGCGATTCCTAAATTAAATGGTTACCAGTCACTTCACTCAACCATGGTTGGACCTGTTGGGATGCCGATTGAGTTTCAAATCAGAACTATTTTGATGGATCAAGTTGCTGATGCAGGAGTGGCTGCACACTGGGTATATAAAGACGGCAAAGAAGAAATGAGTGATGTGCAAAAACGTGCTCATCAATGGTTGCAGTCATTAATTGATTTAGAAGACGCCAGTCATGATCCACAGGAATTTTTAGAGCACGTCAAAATTGATTTATTCCCTGACTCGGTGTATATCTTTACGCCCAAAGGACATATTCGTGCATTACCACGGGGTGCAACAGCACTAGATTTTGCTTATTCGGTGCATAGTGACTTAGGCAATAGTTGTGTAGCGGTTCGAGTGAATGGCAATCAGTTGCCGCTGCGTACAGAAATTAAAAATGGCGATATTGTCGAGGTGATTACCTCTCCCAACTCCAACCCCAATCCTACTTGGTTGACATTTATTAAAACAGGTCGGGCACGAGCAGCTATTCGTCACGCATTAAAGACTAAAGGTTTAGATGAGTCCTTACAGCTTGGAGAGCGCCTCTTATTGCAGGCAATCCGTCAAGAAGATGTTGATGTTGGTTTAGTAAGTGATTTAGTTTGGGATAAGATTTTGCATTGGACAGGAGCAAAATCCCGTCAAGAAATCATGACAGATATTGCCCTTGGGCGAAGATCAGCAGCTGTACTAGCCAAGCGGATAGAAATCTTTGTCAGTGAAACACATGGCCATGAGCAGTTGCGGTTAGATGATCAGGTATGGCAGGATAAATCGGAAAAAGTGTTACCAGTAAAACATTCTAGGCAGACTTTAGTGGTGGACGGATCAGAGGGAATGTCGGTGATTTATTCAACATGTTGCCATCCTATTCCTGGCGACACTATCATTGGTTATTTAGGTAAAAGTGAAGGTTTGCAAATCCATATTCATGATTGTGCCCATGTCGTTCGGATTCACAGAAAAGATCCAGAAAACTGGGTCGAAGTCAATTGGGCTGCAGAAATTCATAAAGAATTCGAGATCCCACTCAAAGTTGATATTAAAAATTCGAAGGGTGTATTAGCCAAGGTTGCCAGTAGCATTACTGCCGCGGATGCCAATATCACTCACGTAGGTATGGAAAATACCAATTCAGAATTAGCGGCGACGATTCGCTTTGGAGTTCAAGTCAAAGATCGTGATCACTTAGCTCGCGTGATGCGAAGTTTACGCGCTAATATTGATGTTGTTCGTGCCGTAAGAACAAAAACACACCATTAA
- the rpoZ gene encoding DNA-directed RNA polymerase subunit omega, protein MARITVEDCLKTIPNRFEMVLAATYRARQLVQGHTPRVESKDKPTVTALREIAEGMTDRDMLSKVPL, encoded by the coding sequence ATGGCACGTATTACAGTAGAAGATTGTTTAAAGACTATTCCGAACCGTTTTGAAATGGTTCTCGCCGCCACTTATCGTGCGCGTCAATTGGTTCAAGGTCATACACCTCGTGTTGAGTCAAAAGATAAACCGACAGTTACCGCTTTGCGTGAAATTGCTGAAGGTATGACTGACAGAGATATGTTATCTAAAGTACCCTTATAA
- the gmk gene encoding guanylate kinase translates to MIYSGSMILVVAPSGAGKSSLVSALLTTDPTLSLSVSFTTRSPRPGEVEGVNYHFISENDFLSRKEQGDFLEWAYVHGNYYGTSRSWIMEKMEQGQDVILEIDWQGAQQIQKIVPQAIWVFILPPSLNTLQERLRNRGQDDEATIQRRIQAAHDELSHLSEANYLVVNDLFQAALFELRQIISASRLRTIPQLLRHSSLIENLTSSGK, encoded by the coding sequence ATGATTTATAGTGGCAGTATGATTCTCGTAGTGGCACCATCCGGTGCTGGTAAATCATCTTTGGTATCTGCTTTGTTGACGACCGACCCAACCCTTTCCTTATCAGTATCCTTTACAACGCGTAGTCCACGACCTGGTGAAGTTGAGGGTGTTAATTATCACTTTATCTCAGAAAACGATTTTCTATCCCGAAAAGAACAGGGTGATTTTTTGGAGTGGGCTTATGTTCATGGTAATTATTACGGAACCTCACGCTCATGGATTATGGAAAAGATGGAACAAGGTCAAGATGTTATTCTTGAAATTGATTGGCAAGGAGCCCAGCAGATTCAAAAAATTGTGCCACAAGCGATTTGGGTTTTTATTTTGCCCCCATCGCTTAATACGCTTCAAGAGCGTCTTCGTAATCGTGGGCAAGATGATGAAGCAACCATTCAAAGACGCATCCAAGCAGCGCATGACGAGCTCAGTCATTTATCAGAAGCGAACTATTTAGTTGTGAATGATTTATTCCAGGCTGCTTTATTTGAGTTACGTCAAATTATTTCCGCTAGTCGTTTAAGAACGATTCCACAACTTCTCAGACACTCAAGTTTGATTGAAAATTTAACTAGTTCAGGGAAATAA
- a CDS encoding YicC/YloC family endoribonuclease, with protein MTGFGAHRQPLKIDQQTIALVYVELRSINSRFLDLVFRTPDEARMAESQIREHIAKRIARGKIECRIHIQRGGEADQPQETHIDHDITKHFHLPVLQQLQHLQGYVKQDFPLASPLTVKDILTWPGVIRQDEIGSEELQEVILMATNQALDSLITSRMTEGEALKQVIFGCLEKMTAIVAAIEIKLPEIIQAYQGKLEEKLLAVLDGVDQQGRLVSKEELIERIKQEVVMYGVRIDVAEEINRLKTHFDAVRSALVKGGPVGKRLDFLMQELQRESNTLGAKSVSQETSDASMELKLLVEQIREQVQNLE; from the coding sequence ATGACGGGGTTTGGGGCACATCGTCAGCCCTTGAAAATTGACCAGCAAACCATTGCATTAGTTTATGTAGAGCTAAGGTCAATTAATTCGCGTTTTTTGGATTTGGTCTTTAGGACCCCTGATGAAGCTCGTATGGCGGAATCACAAATCAGAGAACATATCGCCAAACGCATTGCACGTGGGAAAATCGAGTGCCGGATTCATATTCAACGAGGTGGTGAGGCGGATCAACCTCAAGAAACGCATATTGACCACGACATCACCAAGCACTTTCATTTACCTGTATTGCAACAATTACAGCATTTGCAGGGCTATGTTAAACAAGATTTTCCCTTGGCAAGTCCTCTAACTGTCAAAGATATATTAACTTGGCCTGGAGTTATTCGGCAGGATGAAATTGGTTCCGAAGAGTTACAAGAAGTGATCTTAATGGCCACAAACCAGGCATTAGATTCTTTAATTACTAGTCGCATGACCGAAGGTGAGGCCTTAAAGCAGGTGATATTTGGTTGCCTAGAAAAAATGACGGCGATTGTTGCCGCCATTGAAATCAAGTTACCAGAGATTATTCAAGCTTATCAAGGTAAGCTGGAAGAGAAATTACTCGCGGTATTAGATGGCGTTGATCAACAAGGTCGATTAGTCTCAAAAGAAGAGTTGATTGAACGCATCAAACAAGAAGTCGTGATGTATGGAGTAAGAATTGATGTTGCAGAGGAGATTAATCGCTTAAAGACACATTTTGATGCCGTAAGGTCCGCTTTGGTAAAGGGTGGTCCTGTAGGAAAGCGCCTTGATTTTTTAATGCAAGAACTTCAACGCGAAAGTAATACATTAGGTGCAAAATCAGTTTCACAAGAAACAAGTGATGCTTCGATGGAGTTGAAGTTACTCGTAGAGCAGATTCGCGAACAGGTTCAAAATTTAGAGTAG
- the rph gene encoding ribonuclease PH: MNTVVRPSQRAFSQIREVIITRGYTKHAEGSVLIAFGGTKVLCNASILERVPPHQKGSGQGWVTAEYGMLPRSTHTRSDREAAKGKQSGRTQEIQRLIGRSLRNVFDLHLLGERTIHLDCDVIQADGGTRTAAITGAFVAARDAINLLLKNGTIKQDPILDHVAAISVGIYRGQVVADLDYDEDSSCDTDMNIVMTGKGGIVEIQGTAEGASFSKDELNQLLNLGQASIQQLVHLQKEALAQ, encoded by the coding sequence ATGAATACAGTCGTTCGCCCCAGTCAGCGTGCTTTTTCTCAAATCCGTGAGGTAATTATTACTCGCGGCTACACAAAACATGCGGAAGGTTCTGTTTTGATTGCCTTTGGGGGTACTAAAGTGCTCTGCAATGCCAGTATTTTGGAGCGTGTCCCCCCTCATCAAAAGGGCAGCGGTCAAGGCTGGGTCACCGCTGAATACGGCATGCTTCCAAGATCAACCCATACGCGCAGTGACCGAGAAGCTGCCAAGGGCAAACAATCAGGACGCACTCAAGAAATCCAGCGTCTCATTGGACGTTCGTTACGCAACGTGTTCGATCTCCATCTTTTAGGTGAGCGCACGATTCATCTCGATTGTGATGTTATTCAAGCCGATGGTGGAACGCGCACGGCAGCAATTACTGGGGCTTTTGTTGCAGCTCGTGATGCAATTAATCTATTGCTAAAAAATGGCACCATCAAACAAGACCCTATTTTGGATCATGTGGCAGCAATTTCCGTAGGTATTTATCGAGGCCAAGTAGTGGCTGACCTAGATTACGACGAGGACTCTTCTTGCGATACGGATATGAATATTGTCATGACAGGTAAAGGTGGGATCGTTGAGATTCAGGGAACCGCTGAAGGTGCCAGTTTTTCTAAGGATGAACTCAACCAACTTCTTAATCTAGGACAAGCTTCCATCCAGCAACTGGTTCATTTGCAAAAAGAAGCTCTTGCTCAATGA
- the rdgB gene encoding RdgB/HAM1 family non-canonical purine NTP pyrophosphatase, whose translation MTSMARQIVLASLNPGKLREFNAIFAPLGIEVISQQDLQIPAAPEPHPTFIENALSKARQASALSGLPSLADDSGICVDALQGAPGIHSARFAGPHADDDQNNHHLINLLKNESNRRAKYVCALVFIQHPTDPEPLIATGTWHGEVIDTPKGIHGFGYDPYFYLAKYQQTAAELDPQLKNTISHRALAMHELLQKLRHE comes from the coding sequence ATGACGTCTATGGCAAGACAAATTGTTTTAGCATCTCTGAATCCTGGAAAACTTCGGGAATTCAATGCCATTTTTGCTCCACTTGGTATTGAGGTCATCAGCCAACAAGATTTACAAATTCCAGCAGCTCCTGAACCACATCCGACCTTTATCGAAAATGCCCTCTCTAAGGCAAGACAAGCAAGTGCTCTGAGCGGTCTTCCTAGTCTTGCTGATGACTCCGGAATTTGTGTTGATGCTCTGCAAGGCGCTCCAGGCATTCATTCAGCGAGATTTGCTGGACCTCATGCCGATGACGATCAAAATAATCATCATTTAATAAATTTATTAAAAAATGAATCAAACCGTCGGGCAAAATACGTCTGCGCTCTGGTTTTTATTCAACATCCAACTGACCCAGAACCTTTGATTGCGACAGGAACATGGCATGGGGAGGTGATTGACACGCCAAAAGGTATTCATGGGTTTGGATATGATCCCTATTTTTATTTAGCAAAATATCAACAAACGGCTGCTGAATTAGACCCTCAACTAAAAAATACTATCAGCCATCGCGCCCTTGCGATGCATGAACTTCTACAAAAATTACGCCATGAGTAA
- the hemW gene encoding radical SAM family heme chaperone HemW, with protein sequence MSNHPIIPIQAANTPRPTNHIVLESLPPLSLYIHFPWCVKKCPYCDFNSHAISDQGLGFDENLYLDALCKDLEESLPLIWGRRIHSIFIGGGTPSLLSPKGLDRLLADVRARIGMDSDIEITLEANPGSVEAEKFSAYAKSGVNRISLGIQSFNERHLKDLGRVHSASEAHQAIAIAKQFFKRVNLDLMYGLPMQSLEEASSDLQTALSFQTDHVSLYQLTLEPNTLFAKFPPPLPNDDLIADMQSSLIAQLASAGLYRYEISAYAKNKSECFHNLNYWTFGDYLGIGAGAHGKISFPDKIIRTVKERHPQTYMESIHSSSKAVIEQRTIAKDELAFEFMLGALRLKNGVSMSMFEQRTGLLQIDIQSELQLAIEKGLLETDFTQLIATPHGFEFLNDLQELFLPVLTEL encoded by the coding sequence ATGAGTAATCACCCAATTATTCCGATTCAAGCAGCAAATACTCCTCGCCCAACGAATCACATCGTCTTGGAATCCTTACCTCCACTATCTCTATACATTCACTTTCCTTGGTGTGTAAAAAAATGTCCTTACTGTGATTTCAATTCACATGCAATCAGTGATCAAGGGCTTGGGTTTGATGAAAACCTTTATTTAGATGCTCTTTGTAAAGATCTAGAAGAATCTTTACCTCTCATATGGGGTAGAAGAATTCATTCGATTTTTATCGGTGGTGGCACACCAAGCTTATTGTCCCCTAAGGGCTTAGATCGACTCTTGGCAGATGTGCGTGCACGTATTGGCATGGATAGTGATATTGAAATTACCCTTGAAGCCAACCCCGGATCCGTTGAGGCAGAGAAATTTTCGGCGTATGCCAAGAGTGGTGTCAATCGAATTTCTTTAGGCATCCAAAGCTTTAATGAACGTCATTTGAAAGACTTAGGACGAGTTCATTCTGCGAGTGAAGCTCATCAAGCAATTGCGATTGCCAAACAATTTTTCAAAAGAGTCAATCTAGATCTAATGTATGGCCTACCGATGCAATCTCTAGAAGAGGCAAGTTCTGACCTTCAAACGGCATTAAGCTTTCAAACAGACCATGTATCTTTATATCAACTCACGCTTGAACCGAATACCTTGTTTGCAAAATTTCCACCACCATTGCCAAATGATGATCTGATCGCTGATATGCAATCTTCATTGATTGCTCAATTGGCATCAGCAGGGCTTTACCGCTATGAAATTTCTGCTTATGCAAAAAATAAATCGGAATGTTTTCACAATCTAAATTATTGGACTTTTGGCGATTATCTCGGTATTGGTGCAGGTGCTCACGGCAAAATTTCCTTCCCGGACAAAATCATTCGTACAGTCAAAGAGCGCCATCCTCAAACCTATATGGAGTCGATTCATTCGTCTAGTAAAGCAGTCATTGAGCAAAGAACCATCGCTAAAGATGAACTTGCTTTTGAATTTATGCTTGGTGCATTGCGATTAAAAAATGGTGTATCAATGAGTATGTTTGAACAACGTACTGGGCTTTTACAAATCGATATCCAATCTGAGCTGCAACTTGCGATCGAAAAAGGCTTACTTGAAACTGACTTTACTCAGTTAATAGCTACACCCCATGGTTTTGAGTTTTTAAATGATCTTCAAGAATTATTTTTACCGGTGTTGACTGAACTATAA
- a CDS encoding 2-dehydropantoate 2-reductase, translating into MNPTLPKIAIVGAGAVGCYFGGLLAKAGFPVTLIARDNQIESLTNHGVGIQWGDRIEYYPVTASINYETLADSSYVLIAVKTQATLLTASQIAPHLKSNAVVLSLQNGLDNAELLKKHIQQPCYSALIYAAIAMTDLNLVKHLGGGNLIIGNTIPEQSEQRLEFLSQLLQLAEIPTKVSKTIIVEMWHKLIINCVLNGLSAIAQINYSELLKSPGIKEVIDLIQEECCQIALLEGVHLDREHIKDLVNKVPNLWPLQLSSTAQDLSKSKATEIDYLNGAIVAKAKRHATSVPINEMIYSLIKMREYQQGTFNPSSPVQLV; encoded by the coding sequence ATGAATCCCACTTTACCTAAAATTGCGATTGTAGGTGCTGGTGCTGTTGGTTGTTATTTTGGCGGACTATTAGCCAAAGCAGGTTTTCCTGTAACTTTGATTGCCAGAGATAATCAAATTGAATCGTTAACCAATCACGGTGTAGGGATCCAATGGGGAGATCGTATCGAATATTATCCAGTAACTGCCTCAATTAACTATGAAACACTTGCAGATTCCTCTTATGTGTTGATTGCCGTGAAGACGCAAGCAACTCTCCTAACGGCCTCTCAAATAGCTCCTCACCTCAAATCAAACGCTGTTGTCCTTAGTCTACAAAATGGGCTGGATAATGCGGAGTTACTCAAAAAACATATACAGCAACCTTGCTACTCCGCACTCATTTATGCAGCCATTGCCATGACGGATCTCAATCTGGTGAAACACTTAGGTGGTGGAAATTTAATTATTGGCAATACCATTCCTGAGCAAAGTGAACAACGTCTTGAATTTTTATCGCAATTACTTCAATTAGCTGAAATTCCAACTAAAGTTTCCAAAACTATCATCGTTGAAATGTGGCATAAACTCATCATCAATTGTGTCTTAAACGGTTTATCAGCCATTGCACAAATCAATTACTCCGAACTCTTGAAAAGTCCAGGAATCAAAGAAGTCATTGATCTCATCCAAGAGGAATGTTGTCAGATTGCATTATTAGAAGGTGTTCATTTAGATCGAGAGCATATCAAAGATCTAGTAAATAAAGTACCAAATCTGTGGCCTTTGCAGCTTTCCTCAACAGCTCAAGACTTAAGTAAATCAAAAGCAACAGAAATCGATTACTTAAATGGTGCAATCGTCGCTAAAGCGAAGAGACATGCCACAAGCGTCCCCATCAACGAAATGATTTATTCACTCATCAAAATGCGTGAATACCAACAGGGTACTTTCAATCCATCATCACCGGTTCAGCTGGTTTAG
- the rarD gene encoding EamA family transporter RarD, with protein sequence MSPTQLGYWSVITSYICWGFMPLYTREFTDVSMLEFFVHRIVWSVVILVFIMLIQGKFFDLLKDVTLKTIGYYFISAILLAANFYIFVWGILRGDITEASLGYFINPLVSVVLGLVILGERLRKLQVLAIVFVVTGVAILGFAYGKFPWLALALGGCFGLYGLVRKLGTLRALEGLTLEMILLLPFVLILFYYLHAQDQLIFGTQGWLIDIKLMTIGIVTAVPMLIFIFGVQRISMTSLGFIQYLGPTLQFLSGVFIFHEIIDQHRFLGYATVWIGLIIFAVEGLYSAKKNQSKPAEPVMMD encoded by the coding sequence ATGTCTCCCACACAATTGGGATATTGGAGCGTGATTACCAGCTACATATGTTGGGGCTTTATGCCTTTATATACACGGGAATTTACAGACGTTTCGATGCTGGAATTTTTTGTACATCGGATTGTTTGGTCTGTAGTTATTCTGGTTTTCATTATGTTAATTCAAGGTAAATTTTTTGATTTACTTAAAGATGTAACTCTTAAAACTATCGGTTACTACTTCATTAGTGCTATTTTGTTAGCGGCCAACTTTTATATCTTTGTTTGGGGAATTTTGCGCGGAGATATTACTGAGGCAAGTTTGGGCTATTTTATTAACCCATTAGTGAGTGTGGTTTTAGGTTTAGTTATCTTAGGTGAGAGGCTTCGTAAATTACAAGTTTTGGCAATTGTATTTGTGGTAACAGGAGTCGCAATTTTAGGTTTTGCATATGGCAAATTTCCTTGGTTAGCATTGGCTCTTGGGGGCTGTTTTGGCTTATATGGACTGGTTCGTAAGTTAGGGACTTTAAGAGCCCTAGAGGGATTAACTTTGGAGATGATTCTGTTACTGCCTTTTGTACTCATCTTGTTTTATTACCTTCACGCGCAGGATCAATTAATTTTTGGAACCCAGGGTTGGTTGATTGACATCAAGTTAATGACAATCGGTATTGTTACGGCTGTACCAATGTTGATTTTTATTTTTGGCGTACAACGAATATCGATGACCAGTTTAGGGTTTATTCAATATTTAGGACCCACTTTACAGTTTTTAAGTGGCGTATTTATTTTTCATGAAATCATCGATCAACATCGGTTTTTAGGCTACGCAACCGTATGGATTGGCCTCATTATTTTTGCGGTAGAGGGACTATATTCAGCGAAAAAAAATCAATCTAAACCAGCTGAACCGGTGATGATGGATTGA